A window of the Phaseolus vulgaris cultivar G19833 chromosome 5, P. vulgaris v2.0, whole genome shotgun sequence genome harbors these coding sequences:
- the LOC137835528 gene encoding uncharacterized protein isoform X1 produces MKTTLHRLIKTKPTLMKFILVSSLFCVISLCVSVLLLAKTKVIMNSLYSPQHDVSQSDPTTVDHLVFGIASTGTSWPWRKQYTKLWWNSIPNITMRGCVFVDALPHEENVSNDGSLPPLCVSQNTSQFLYTYKHGLPSAIRVARVVKETVALNHSGVRWYVFGDDDTIFFPQNLLKTLSKYDHRLWYYVGSNSEIYEGTQVFGFGMAFGGGGFAISFSLAQVLAKVLDSCIQRYPHLYGSDSRVYSCITELGVGLTHEPGFHQVDLRGNIFGLLAAHPLTSLLSLHHPDHTDPIFPNMSSITSLQHLFEAVHVDPERILQQTVCYEKQLSWTISVSWGYAVEVFQHNMFLPEVLRVGRTFRQWLPGNVLRGIYNFNTREVHPDPCKRGTIFYLDKVSSGKDGIMSSYKRDFQNCSYEASMSKLEVIKVVTNKLNDNKQTPRRHCCDVLPSNAGNLMEIAIRECNFEELIYMN; encoded by the exons ATGAAAACGACACTTCACCGTCTTATCAAAACCAAACCTACTCTGATGAAATTCATTTTGGTCTCGTCTTTATTTTGTGTCATTTCTCTCTGTGTATCAGTGCTACTCCTAGCCAAAACAAAGGTAATCATGAATAGTCTTTATTCACCACAACATGATGTGTCACAGTCTGATCCTACCACTGTTGATCATCTTGTATTTGGAATTGCCTCAACCGGAACTTCATGGCCTTGGAGGAAGCAATACACCAAGCTTTGGTGGAACAGCATACCAAATATAACAATGAGAGGATGTGTTTTCGTAGATGCCCTCCCACATGAAGAAAATGTCAGCAATGATGGTTCTCTTCCTCCTCTTTGTGTCTCTCAAAACACTTCCCAGTTTCTCTACACTTACAAGCATGGTCTACCCTCAGCAATCCGTGTGGCACGAGTTGTGAAAGAGACTGTGGCACTGAACCATTCTGGTGTTAGATGGTATGTGTTTGGGGATGATGACACCATTTTCTTCCCTCAAAATCTGCTCAAAACTCTTTCCAAATATGATCATAGGCTTTGGTACTATGTGGGGTCCAACTCAGAGATTTATGAGGGCACCCAGGTTTTTGGTTTTGGAATGGCTTTTGGTGGAGGTGGTTTTGCCATCAGTTTCTCCCTAGCGCAAGTCCTAGCCAAGGTTCTTGATTCATGCATACAAAGGTATCCGCATCTGTATGGAAGTGATTCAAGGGTGTACTCTTGCATAACTGAATTAGGCGTGGGATTAACACATGAACCAGGTTTTCATCAG GTTGATTTGCGGGGAAATATCTTTGGCCTATTGGCTGCTCATCCGTTAACTTCCTTATTGTCCCTACATCACCCAGATCACACTGATCCTATCTTTCCTAACATGTCAAGCATAACATCGCTGCAACATTTATTTGAAGCTGTTCATGTTGATCCCGAGAGGATCCTACAACAAACAGTTTGTTACGAAAAGCAGTTGTCATGGACAATTTCAGTGTCATGGGGCTATGCTGTTGAAGTGTTTCAGCACAATATGTTTTTGCCAGAGGTTCTGAGAGTGGGAAGAACATTCAGACAATGGTTGCCAGGAAATGTTTTGAGAggaatatataatttcaatacAAGAGAAGTTCACCCTGATCCGTGTAAAAGAGGCACCATCTTCTATCTAGATAAAGTGTCTTCTGGGAAAGATGGTATCATGAGCAGTTACAAGAGAGATTTTCAAAATTGTTCATACGAGGCATCGATGAGTAAATTGGAAGTGATCAAAGTGGTGACAAATAAGTTAAACGACAACAAACAG ACTCCAAGACGGCACTGTTGTGATGTGTTGCCCTCTAATGCTGGTAACTTGATGGAAATTGCAATCAGAGAGTGCAATTTTGAAGAACTAATTTATATGAACTGA
- the LOC137835528 gene encoding uncharacterized protein isoform X2, giving the protein MNSLYSPQHDVSQSDPTTVDHLVFGIASTGTSWPWRKQYTKLWWNSIPNITMRGCVFVDALPHEENVSNDGSLPPLCVSQNTSQFLYTYKHGLPSAIRVARVVKETVALNHSGVRWYVFGDDDTIFFPQNLLKTLSKYDHRLWYYVGSNSEIYEGTQVFGFGMAFGGGGFAISFSLAQVLAKVLDSCIQRYPHLYGSDSRVYSCITELGVGLTHEPGFHQVDLRGNIFGLLAAHPLTSLLSLHHPDHTDPIFPNMSSITSLQHLFEAVHVDPERILQQTVCYEKQLSWTISVSWGYAVEVFQHNMFLPEVLRVGRTFRQWLPGNVLRGIYNFNTREVHPDPCKRGTIFYLDKVSSGKDGIMSSYKRDFQNCSYEASMSKLEVIKVVTNKLNDNKQTPRRHCCDVLPSNAGNLMEIAIRECNFEELIYMN; this is encoded by the exons ATGAATAGTCTTTATTCACCACAACATGATGTGTCACAGTCTGATCCTACCACTGTTGATCATCTTGTATTTGGAATTGCCTCAACCGGAACTTCATGGCCTTGGAGGAAGCAATACACCAAGCTTTGGTGGAACAGCATACCAAATATAACAATGAGAGGATGTGTTTTCGTAGATGCCCTCCCACATGAAGAAAATGTCAGCAATGATGGTTCTCTTCCTCCTCTTTGTGTCTCTCAAAACACTTCCCAGTTTCTCTACACTTACAAGCATGGTCTACCCTCAGCAATCCGTGTGGCACGAGTTGTGAAAGAGACTGTGGCACTGAACCATTCTGGTGTTAGATGGTATGTGTTTGGGGATGATGACACCATTTTCTTCCCTCAAAATCTGCTCAAAACTCTTTCCAAATATGATCATAGGCTTTGGTACTATGTGGGGTCCAACTCAGAGATTTATGAGGGCACCCAGGTTTTTGGTTTTGGAATGGCTTTTGGTGGAGGTGGTTTTGCCATCAGTTTCTCCCTAGCGCAAGTCCTAGCCAAGGTTCTTGATTCATGCATACAAAGGTATCCGCATCTGTATGGAAGTGATTCAAGGGTGTACTCTTGCATAACTGAATTAGGCGTGGGATTAACACATGAACCAGGTTTTCATCAG GTTGATTTGCGGGGAAATATCTTTGGCCTATTGGCTGCTCATCCGTTAACTTCCTTATTGTCCCTACATCACCCAGATCACACTGATCCTATCTTTCCTAACATGTCAAGCATAACATCGCTGCAACATTTATTTGAAGCTGTTCATGTTGATCCCGAGAGGATCCTACAACAAACAGTTTGTTACGAAAAGCAGTTGTCATGGACAATTTCAGTGTCATGGGGCTATGCTGTTGAAGTGTTTCAGCACAATATGTTTTTGCCAGAGGTTCTGAGAGTGGGAAGAACATTCAGACAATGGTTGCCAGGAAATGTTTTGAGAggaatatataatttcaatacAAGAGAAGTTCACCCTGATCCGTGTAAAAGAGGCACCATCTTCTATCTAGATAAAGTGTCTTCTGGGAAAGATGGTATCATGAGCAGTTACAAGAGAGATTTTCAAAATTGTTCATACGAGGCATCGATGAGTAAATTGGAAGTGATCAAAGTGGTGACAAATAAGTTAAACGACAACAAACAG ACTCCAAGACGGCACTGTTGTGATGTGTTGCCCTCTAATGCTGGTAACTTGATGGAAATTGCAATCAGAGAGTGCAATTTTGAAGAACTAATTTATATGAACTGA